A single region of the Candidatus Manganitrophaceae bacterium genome encodes:
- a CDS encoding ABC transporter permease subunit, producing MLKEVKRRVAFGVTLLLLAGLAYAFGRNLQFPSGKIHLDTALSQLPYYAAYSLMRMLFAYLLSFFFSVLYGYVAATVPKAEGPMIAILDVLQSIPILGFFPVAVFFFVNLFQGSRWGVEVASVVLIFTSMAWNMAFSVYESFKTIPNDLIEAADGLGIRGWLKFEKALFPICIPKLIYSSMISWAGGWYFLIACEIIAIGSIRYHLPGLGSFLIESVESGQLGRTLYGLLFLIAIIVLLDLFIWRPLAVWGEKFRYEFTMTSAIPPTSFALQWYRRFRTSPLWRWTKAVVATSAPVLKLPSRLLFPEQGLAQRTRKVIWRRCRGWIGYVTLAAVFFVIGWSFFLLIQGLARPLPKEADLIPIALLASFLRLAVAYLLALAWTLPVAFWVGENPHAAHFVTPIAEIGASIPATALFPFFILLAVHVLGGMNGAAILLILTGMQWYLLFNLIGGVQSIPGDLKEAAKALGVSKWLYWRRLYLPAVFPSLVTGSITAWGGGWNALIVAEYVVYRRETYSVTGIGALLDRATYEAGNEQMMLLSLITMVVTITLLNRFFWRRLYLYAVEHYKIDY from the coding sequence ATGTTAAAAGAAGTGAAGCGAAGGGTCGCGTTTGGGGTCACCCTTCTCCTGTTGGCGGGGCTGGCCTATGCGTTCGGTCGCAACCTGCAGTTCCCGTCGGGAAAGATTCATCTCGATACGGCACTATCGCAGCTGCCGTATTATGCGGCTTATTCGCTGATGCGGATGCTCTTCGCCTATCTTCTCTCGTTTTTTTTCTCGGTCCTTTACGGCTATGTTGCCGCAACCGTTCCGAAGGCCGAGGGGCCGATGATCGCGATCCTCGATGTGCTTCAATCGATTCCGATCCTGGGGTTTTTCCCCGTAGCGGTATTTTTTTTCGTGAATCTGTTTCAAGGAAGCCGTTGGGGGGTCGAAGTCGCCAGCGTCGTGCTGATCTTTACTTCAATGGCCTGGAACATGGCTTTCAGCGTCTACGAATCGTTTAAGACCATCCCCAACGACCTGATTGAAGCGGCCGACGGCCTGGGGATTCGAGGCTGGCTCAAATTCGAGAAAGCGCTCTTTCCGATCTGCATTCCAAAGCTGATTTACAGCAGCATGATCTCCTGGGCGGGCGGCTGGTATTTCCTGATTGCCTGTGAGATCATCGCCATCGGCTCGATCCGTTATCACCTGCCCGGCTTGGGAAGCTTTCTGATCGAATCGGTCGAAAGCGGTCAGCTTGGGCGAACCCTTTATGGTCTTCTTTTTTTAATTGCCATCATCGTTCTCCTCGACCTTTTTATCTGGCGGCCGCTTGCGGTCTGGGGAGAAAAATTTCGGTATGAATTTACCATGACGTCTGCGATCCCGCCGACCTCTTTTGCGCTTCAATGGTACCGGCGATTTCGTACAAGCCCGCTCTGGCGCTGGACCAAAGCGGTTGTTGCGACATCGGCCCCGGTTCTGAAGCTTCCGAGCCGCCTTCTTTTTCCCGAGCAGGGGCTGGCCCAACGGACCAGGAAGGTGATTTGGCGGCGGTGTCGAGGGTGGATCGGATATGTCACGCTGGCCGCGGTCTTTTTTGTCATCGGATGGAGCTTTTTTTTGCTGATCCAGGGGCTGGCCCGGCCGCTTCCAAAAGAAGCTGATTTAATCCCGATCGCACTCCTGGCCTCGTTTCTTCGTTTGGCGGTCGCTTATCTTCTTGCCCTTGCTTGGACCCTTCCGGTCGCCTTCTGGGTGGGGGAGAATCCGCACGCGGCGCATTTCGTCACACCGATCGCTGAGATCGGCGCCTCCATTCCTGCGACCGCCTTGTTTCCATTCTTCATTCTCTTGGCGGTCCATGTCTTGGGCGGGATGAATGGAGCCGCCATTCTATTGATCTTAACCGGGATGCAGTGGTATCTTCTCTTTAACCTTATTGGAGGGGTCCAAAGTATTCCGGGGGATCTGAAGGAGGCGGCAAAAGCGCTGGGGGTTTCAAAGTGGCTCTATTGGCGGCGGCTTTATCTTCCGGCCGTTTTTCCGTCGCTTGTAACCGGGAGCATTACCGCCTGGGGAGGGGGATGGAATGCCTTGATTGTCGCGGAGTATGTGGTTTACCGGCGAGAGACCTATTCGGTCACCGGCATCGGCGCCCTCCTCGATCGGGCGACCTACGAGGCGGGGAACGAGCAGATGATGCTCCTCTCATTGATCACAATGGTCGTTACGATCACCCTTCTCAATCGGTTTTTTTGGAGAAGGCTTTATCTTTATGCGGTAGAACATTACAAGATCGATTATTAA
- a CDS encoding DUF3047 domain-containing protein, with the protein MQKIILFILLMLTFPLFPSSVLSEESPASIILEDFSAPDERGLPKGWIAQKETPDPTQVYQIRKEGDHSYLAASGRPNRFFKKMKWNPHQYPLLSWKWRMKTVPVDSQKEKRAAIYVSLDRDFFGIPKITKYLWSSLAPVGEEVSGGFTSASTLVLRSGPAEAGEWVTETINVLDHFKRLHGEPPGEEAYGIGIMTSIEADFADFVAHR; encoded by the coding sequence ATGCAAAAAATTATTCTCTTTATTTTATTGATGCTCACCTTTCCGCTCTTTCCTTCGAGCGTACTTTCGGAGGAGAGCCCCGCCTCGATCATCCTGGAAGACTTCTCTGCTCCGGACGAGCGGGGATTGCCAAAAGGGTGGATCGCGCAAAAAGAGACGCCGGATCCCACGCAGGTTTATCAGATCCGGAAAGAGGGGGATCATTCTTACCTTGCCGCGAGCGGACGGCCCAATCGATTTTTCAAAAAGATGAAATGGAATCCGCATCAATATCCCCTCCTCAGCTGGAAATGGCGGATGAAGACCGTTCCGGTCGACTCGCAAAAGGAGAAGCGGGCGGCGATTTATGTCTCCCTGGATCGGGACTTCTTCGGTATCCCTAAGATTACGAAGTATCTTTGGAGCAGCCTGGCGCCGGTCGGAGAAGAGGTCTCCGGCGGTTTTACCAGCGCTTCGACCCTGGTCCTCCGAAGCGGTCCGGCGGAAGCCGGCGAGTGGGTCACCGAGACAATCAATGTCCTCGATCATTTCAAGCGACTTCACGGCGAACCTCCCGGCGAGGAGGCTTATGGAATCGGCATCATGACCAGCATCGAAGCCGACTTCGCCGACTTCGTCGCACACCGGTAG
- the larC gene encoding nickel pincer cofactor biosynthesis protein LarC — protein MRTAYFDCFSGISGDMILGAMVDAGLPIKSLQEGIAKLKLPGCAVEARRVRKGGLAATKVEVINRKQLPPLTTFAQIERQIHRSDLSKPIQRQSLEIFQRLAKAESAVHGRRADRTHLHEVGEVDTLADVCGAIIGLSLLKIDRIVASPLHVGTGTVKTRSGIFPIPAPATAALLKGFPIYATGLQGELTTPTGAAIITTLASEFSPLPQLTVEKIGHGAGTAERATPNLLRLFIGEEAPVFSEDEVVQVETNIDDMNPQLYEHVMEALFAAGALDVFLTPIIMKRGRPAILLTLLSPASACDAVVQTLFTETTTLGVRLQKIGRKKLEREIRRQKTSRGTVRVKSASQNGRVLRKRPEFQDVRQIARRNDLPLRTLWEEIRRQV, from the coding sequence GTGAGAACCGCCTATTTTGACTGCTTCTCCGGAATCAGCGGCGACATGATCCTCGGGGCGATGGTCGACGCCGGCCTTCCGATTAAATCACTTCAAGAAGGAATCGCCAAGCTCAAGCTCCCCGGCTGTGCGGTCGAGGCGCGTCGCGTGCGCAAAGGAGGGCTCGCCGCGACGAAAGTAGAAGTGATCAATCGCAAACAGCTCCCGCCGCTGACGACCTTTGCACAGATTGAGCGGCAGATTCACCGGAGCGACCTCTCGAAACCGATCCAACGGCAGTCGCTGGAGATCTTCCAACGGCTGGCAAAAGCCGAGTCCGCCGTACACGGCCGCCGCGCCGATCGAACCCACCTTCATGAGGTCGGCGAGGTCGATACGCTGGCCGACGTCTGCGGCGCCATCATCGGCCTTTCCTTACTGAAGATCGATCGGATTGTCGCCTCCCCGCTTCATGTCGGGACCGGCACGGTCAAGACCCGCTCCGGTATTTTTCCGATCCCGGCACCCGCCACCGCCGCCCTCTTAAAAGGCTTCCCCATTTATGCAACGGGCCTTCAAGGAGAATTGACGACGCCGACCGGCGCCGCCATCATCACGACCCTGGCGTCCGAGTTCTCTCCCCTTCCGCAACTGACCGTCGAGAAGATCGGCCATGGCGCAGGGACCGCGGAGCGGGCGACGCCGAACCTGCTTCGTCTCTTCATCGGAGAGGAAGCGCCGGTCTTTTCTGAAGATGAGGTCGTCCAGGTGGAGACCAACATTGATGACATGAACCCGCAGCTCTATGAGCACGTCATGGAAGCCTTGTTTGCCGCCGGCGCGCTCGACGTCTTCCTCACCCCGATCATTATGAAACGGGGAAGGCCGGCAATCCTGCTGACCCTTCTCAGCCCCGCCTCCGCCTGCGACGCGGTGGTGCAGACGCTCTTCACGGAGACGACCACCCTCGGCGTCCGTCTTCAGAAAATCGGACGAAAAAAGCTCGAACGGGAGATCCGAAGACAAAAGACCTCCCGCGGCACGGTGCGGGTGAAGAGCGCCTCGCAAAACGGCCGGGTGCTCCGGAAGCGACCTGAGTTTCAAGATGTCCGTCAAATCGCCCGGCGGAATGACCTTCCTCTCCGAACGTTGTGGGAGGAGATCCGGCGCCAAGTATGA
- a CDS encoding AAA-associated domain-containing protein yields the protein MEVEALPHGVTSSKVIGLLEYLDDHHGKEDIYKLAEAIHYELGELLAVIKMTEMLGFVETPGGDVVITDLGRKILKSKVAQRKLIVREQLKRLKIYQRLIEALQKSEEGRLHKQAILEELAALLPHENAEALFKTVVNWGRYAELLGYNPDTQTLYLDEESFPPPQA from the coding sequence ATGGAAGTTGAAGCTTTGCCCCACGGTGTCACGTCGAGCAAAGTGATTGGGCTGCTGGAGTATTTAGACGACCACCATGGGAAGGAGGATATCTACAAGCTGGCCGAAGCGATCCATTATGAATTGGGAGAGCTCCTTGCCGTGATTAAAATGACGGAGATGCTCGGCTTCGTGGAGACCCCCGGCGGAGATGTCGTTATTACCGATCTCGGACGAAAGATTCTCAAGAGCAAGGTGGCACAGCGAAAGTTAATCGTTCGAGAACAGCTCAAACGGCTGAAGATTTATCAACGTCTGATTGAGGCACTCCAAAAATCGGAAGAGGGGCGTCTCCATAAGCAAGCCATCCTGGAGGAGCTTGCCGCGCTTCTTCCTCATGAAAATGCGGAAGCGCTCTTTAAGACCGTCGTCAATTGGGGAAGGTACGCCGAGCTATTGGGATACAATCCCGACACCCAGACCCTCTATCTCGATGAGGAGTCGTTCCCTCCGCCCCAAGCTTAA
- a CDS encoding TerC family protein has protein sequence MDSSFLAQIVAEARAFQLFDLLTIGTLAILEGILSVDNALVLAILVRTLPKEQQRKALTYGLVGAFVFRFVALVFAAYLMRLTLFKLIGGGYLLYLAMKHMFFFKREEGYQLKPKTAGSFWKTVGIVELTDIAFSIDSITTAVAMSDKLLIVWLGGIMGIVFLRFVSSFFIRLLEKFPRLEDLAYQLVFFIGTKLVLESFHVEMNHEVFWMMMAVITVLGISLVYRDYHQRKERVEAQNRLIDQLKKGALSEEEILSQESIPHEVIHYLHKNGQLDFRLPKNSRARESKEDE, from the coding sequence ATGGACAGCTCTTTCTTAGCGCAGATCGTTGCGGAGGCGCGCGCATTTCAACTTTTTGATCTTTTAACGATCGGGACACTCGCGATTTTGGAGGGAATCCTCTCCGTCGACAATGCCCTGGTCCTCGCCATTCTGGTCCGAACCCTTCCAAAAGAGCAGCAGCGTAAAGCGCTGACCTACGGTCTCGTCGGCGCTTTTGTCTTTCGATTCGTGGCGCTCGTCTTCGCGGCCTATCTGATGCGACTGACCCTCTTCAAATTGATTGGGGGAGGATATCTCCTCTACCTGGCGATGAAACATATGTTCTTCTTTAAGAGAGAGGAGGGCTATCAGCTCAAACCGAAGACGGCCGGAAGTTTCTGGAAGACGGTGGGAATCGTCGAGCTGACCGACATTGCCTTCTCCATCGACAGCATTACCACCGCGGTCGCGATGAGCGACAAGCTGCTGATCGTCTGGCTGGGCGGAATCATGGGGATTGTCTTCCTCCGCTTCGTCTCCAGCTTCTTTATTCGCCTGCTGGAAAAATTCCCGCGGCTTGAGGACCTCGCTTATCAGCTGGTTTTCTTCATCGGGACCAAGCTGGTCCTCGAGTCCTTTCATGTGGAGATGAATCACGAGGTCTTCTGGATGATGATGGCGGTGATTACCGTGCTGGGAATCTCCCTCGTCTATCGCGACTACCACCAGCGGAAAGAACGGGTTGAAGCGCAAAACCGGCTGATCGATCAGCTCAAGAAAGGGGCCCTTTCCGAAGAGGAGATCCTCTCTCAAGAATCGATTCCGCATGAGGTCATTCATTACCTTCACAAGAACGGACAGCTTGATTTTCGGCTGCCGAAGAACAGCAGGGCCAGGGAGAGCAAAGAGGACGAATAA
- a CDS encoding Na/Pi cotransporter family protein, with amino-acid sequence MTPEIESILRMILLLAGGVAVLLHGLQLAGNGLQDMAGKGLKALIASVTKNRILGTGFGAFLSAAVQSSSATTVLLVGLSRAGLVTLPQAIPIILGADIGTTLTVQLISFQIQTFSPLIIAIGFLIQSIAKKKKAKAAGMAILGFGFIFLAFGMLTQGMRPFQTEPWVQDLLRSVEEAPFKAIAAAALLTALLHSSAATLGIALAMSGEGLLTLKGALPIILGANIGTSAPAWIASFGGSAEAKRVAMAHLFFKVVGALLLYPFLSPFETWIAGTAGAVPRQIANAHTFFNFGLALLFLPLAVPAAKWITWLVSAPPPHEDPARPKYLDTNLLDTPSIALEQAAREALRMADIVRQMFRKVPHFFTERNESLLEEIERREEIVDRLNQEIKLYLTRLSQNALTPEESAREMAILELTKDLENIGDIIDKNLIEMARKKLYTGLRFSDAGLREVIDFHKIISDDFDLAIAAFAARDPVLAERVIQEKGRIRQRERELSASHIQRLHEGISETIESTSIHLDVLTNLRRITSHITSIAHTVLDISARMDARGSSSS; translated from the coding sequence ATGACCCCGGAGATCGAATCCATCCTCCGGATGATCCTCCTCCTCGCAGGTGGGGTCGCCGTCCTCCTCCACGGACTGCAGCTGGCCGGAAACGGCCTTCAAGACATGGCCGGAAAGGGGCTCAAAGCGCTCATCGCCTCCGTGACGAAGAACCGGATCCTCGGGACCGGCTTTGGCGCCTTCCTCTCCGCCGCCGTGCAAAGCAGCAGCGCCACCACCGTCCTTCTCGTCGGACTGAGCCGGGCGGGTCTCGTCACCCTGCCCCAAGCAATCCCGATTATTCTGGGCGCCGATATCGGTACCACCCTGACCGTTCAGTTGATCTCTTTTCAAATTCAGACCTTCTCTCCCCTGATCATTGCAATCGGCTTTCTCATTCAATCGATCGCCAAGAAAAAAAAGGCAAAGGCGGCAGGGATGGCGATTCTCGGGTTCGGCTTTATTTTTTTGGCGTTCGGCATGTTGACGCAGGGGATGCGTCCCTTCCAAACCGAGCCGTGGGTTCAAGACCTCCTCCGATCGGTTGAGGAAGCGCCGTTCAAGGCAATTGCAGCGGCGGCGCTCTTGACCGCCTTGCTTCACAGCAGCGCTGCAACCCTTGGAATCGCCTTGGCGATGAGCGGGGAAGGGTTGTTAACGCTGAAAGGAGCGCTGCCGATTATTTTGGGGGCCAATATCGGAACGTCGGCCCCCGCTTGGATCGCCAGCTTCGGAGGCTCTGCAGAGGCAAAACGGGTTGCCATGGCGCACCTTTTTTTTAAGGTAGTCGGCGCCCTCTTGCTCTATCCTTTTCTTTCTCCGTTCGAAACGTGGATCGCAGGAACGGCCGGCGCGGTCCCTCGACAGATTGCCAATGCCCATACTTTTTTTAACTTCGGCCTTGCCCTCCTTTTTCTTCCGCTCGCCGTCCCGGCGGCCAAATGGATCACCTGGCTGGTGAGCGCTCCGCCGCCGCACGAAGATCCCGCCCGGCCGAAATATCTCGATACCAATCTCCTCGATACCCCTTCCATCGCATTAGAGCAGGCGGCCCGAGAGGCCCTCCGAATGGCCGATATCGTTCGCCAAATGTTCCGGAAGGTTCCCCATTTCTTCACCGAGCGGAATGAATCGCTGCTGGAGGAGATCGAGCGCCGCGAGGAGATTGTCGACCGGTTGAACCAAGAGATCAAGCTCTACCTGACGCGCCTCTCCCAGAATGCACTGACCCCGGAAGAGTCGGCCCGGGAGATGGCGATTTTGGAGTTGACCAAAGACCTGGAGAACATCGGCGATATCATCGACAAGAACCTCATTGAGATGGCGCGAAAGAAGCTCTATACCGGTCTTCGCTTCTCCGATGCCGGATTGAGAGAGGTGATCGATTTCCATAAGATCATCTCCGACGACTTCGATCTCGCAATCGCCGCCTTTGCGGCAAGGGACCCCGTTTTGGCCGAGCGGGTCATCCAGGAAAAGGGACGCATTCGCCAGCGGGAACGGGAGCTGTCGGCCTCCCATATTCAGCGGCTTCACGAAGGGATTTCGGAGACAATCGAGTCGACGTCGATCCACCTCGATGTCTTAACCAACCTCCGGCGGATCACCTCCCATATCACCTCCATCGCCCATACCGTCTTAGATATCTCGGCCAGAATGGATGCGCGGGGTTCGAGCTCGTCATGA
- the larB gene encoding nickel pincer cofactor biosynthesis protein LarB, protein MNKKSIEKLLKEVQSGKIPIVAALERLRQLPYESIEFANLDHHRSLRQGFPEVVFSPGKTDAQVLAILEKMGATRTPTLATRVTPALARKIRRKFRRAEYNPLARTIVITHDAVDRRPGEIALLTGGTADLPVAEEARVTAALLGYTVVPFYDVGVAGVHRLLNQREKIEKADLIIVIAGMDGALASVAGGLFGQPVIAVPTSVGYGTSFAGLAPLLTMLNSCAAGVAVVNIDNGFGAAILAHRILAKRP, encoded by the coding sequence ATGAATAAAAAATCGATTGAAAAGTTATTGAAGGAGGTTCAATCGGGAAAAATCCCCATCGTGGCGGCGCTCGAGCGACTGCGACAACTCCCTTATGAATCGATAGAGTTCGCCAATCTCGACCATCACCGGAGTTTGCGACAAGGATTCCCGGAGGTTGTCTTTTCTCCCGGCAAAACCGACGCGCAGGTATTGGCCATCCTCGAAAAAATGGGTGCCACGCGGACCCCTACCCTTGCCACCCGGGTGACGCCGGCCCTCGCCCGCAAAATCCGGAGAAAATTCCGGCGGGCCGAATATAACCCGCTTGCTCGGACGATCGTTATTACACACGATGCCGTCGATCGGCGGCCGGGTGAAATTGCGCTCCTCACGGGGGGCACCGCCGATCTTCCCGTCGCCGAGGAGGCCCGCGTCACCGCAGCGTTGCTCGGTTATACCGTGGTTCCCTTTTACGATGTCGGCGTCGCAGGGGTTCACCGGCTTCTCAATCAACGCGAGAAGATCGAGAAAGCCGATCTGATCATCGTGATCGCCGGCATGGACGGCGCCTTGGCAAGTGTGGCGGGCGGGCTTTTCGGCCAGCCGGTCATCGCTGTACCGACCAGCGTCGGCTATGGAACAAGCTTCGCAGGTCTCGCCCCGCTCCTCACCATGCTCAACTCCTGCGCCGCGGGGGTGGCCGTGGTGAACATCGACAACGGCTTCGGCGCCGCCATCCTGGCCCATCGCATCTTGGCGAAGCGGCCCTGA
- a CDS encoding ABC transporter ATP-binding protein — MNLLEIEKVSKCFNQNGAMMPVLKEISFCIREGEFIALVGPSGSGKSTLLRILNGLIPPTEGRVLYEGRALGSVNLDSAMVFQSFALFPWLSVLQNVELGLEARGLLHEARRKKALHFIEKVGLDGFEEAYPRELSGGMKQRVGIARALAVEPKILCMDEPFSALDPLTSLTLREEVLMLWEDKSMPVNTIIMVTHIIEEAVFMADRVLVLSTHPGTLVADMLINVPRPRDRKDPVLNEFSDRIFSLMA, encoded by the coding sequence ATGAATCTGTTGGAAATCGAAAAAGTCTCGAAGTGTTTCAATCAGAACGGCGCGATGATGCCTGTTTTGAAGGAGATCTCTTTCTGCATTCGGGAAGGGGAATTCATCGCCCTGGTCGGTCCTTCCGGATCGGGGAAAAGCACCCTCTTGCGCATCCTCAACGGGCTGATTCCGCCGACGGAGGGCAGGGTCCTTTATGAGGGGCGGGCGCTTGGCTCGGTCAATCTCGATTCGGCGATGGTCTTTCAGTCGTTTGCCCTCTTTCCTTGGCTGTCCGTTTTACAAAACGTCGAGCTGGGCCTGGAGGCGCGCGGGTTGCTTCATGAGGCGCGCCGAAAAAAAGCGCTCCATTTTATCGAAAAGGTCGGACTCGACGGCTTTGAGGAGGCGTACCCCCGCGAGCTCTCGGGAGGGATGAAACAGCGGGTCGGAATTGCGCGCGCGCTTGCGGTCGAGCCGAAGATCCTCTGTATGGATGAACCTTTTTCTGCGCTCGATCCGCTCACCTCGCTGACGCTGCGGGAAGAGGTGTTGATGCTCTGGGAAGATAAATCGATGCCGGTGAACACAATCATCATGGTGACGCATATCATCGAGGAGGCGGTTTTCATGGCTGACCGGGTCTTGGTTCTCTCCACCCATCCGGGGACATTGGTAGCCGATATGTTAATTAATGTGCCTCGGCCGCGCGATCGGAAAGACCCGGTGTTGAATGAATTCAGCGATCGGATCTTCTCATTGATGGCCTAA
- a CDS encoding GAF domain-containing protein — MKQTRSFQARMVFSILIIAGLTWALGLTVIYFVGKGAIERNIGLEFQHTAEETSKNLTRLLEHHIEEAYALTSSSDTLDILNQSGRLYDLPFLQPSQDRIGQIRTAWQSEGPHSLLAERLLNNPASRSLKTFHLKPARTDEDLGTLIIDQNGIVVAATDEPKEIYFGDQAWWKEIFSASEGREYISDIEMVTPFKNVPEMYTLSIATPIYSAQGKRPIGVLLMVQSVKNFFELVTQVKLTKTDHTMLAGSDGNLLFCPIFLVKNHTLRPELIQEITRGQPGWGTSLADVHYPGQRSINGFAPVIVPGAVQGSFGNHRWYIFTSQDPQETYAPIQTLLGWVAGSGLLGMGMLAFFISYTTGRLVQPIKQLQKGTKQIAHGALQEPLDIRTGDEIEDLASDFNEMAAKIKESYTQLEQKVAQRTQDLAAKNRELSALYTIASTLSKSLNLKELLDEALSTVLTIFGMKGGIIHLLEEAKGPLLLISSRGLPLYGENPNQRRKDSDILFRHVIEKGAAISSFGESLEEIPFNGISFPNFVTIPIRSKGNILGTLTLFDQTPAALINQDLGLLAAIGNQIGVAVENIRLYEETKKVDQLKSDFVSKVSHEFRTPLTSIKGFIEILLSYDDISAEKEREFLQIINQESDRLIRLINDVLDLSKIEAGKIAWNIEPLDLAELIDTTVKATHSLVDSKKIDLRVETEVDLPPVQGDRDHLIQVLNNLLSNAIKFTEKGQVVVFAKRSNDREILTGVRDTGIGLPSNEANKIFNKFYQVARPEKGLPKGTGLGLAICREIINHLSGRIWCESRPGQGATFYFTLPIAEHQPRETESSPS, encoded by the coding sequence ATGAAACAGACTCGCAGCTTTCAGGCCCGGATGGTCTTTTCGATCCTGATTATCGCCGGCCTCACCTGGGCGTTGGGCCTGACCGTGATCTATTTTGTGGGGAAAGGGGCAATCGAGAGGAACATCGGTTTGGAGTTTCAACATACCGCGGAGGAGACAAGCAAGAATCTCACCCGGTTACTGGAACATCATATCGAAGAGGCCTACGCCCTCACCTCTTCCTCCGATACGCTCGACATCCTGAACCAATCGGGCCGCCTTTATGATCTCCCGTTCCTCCAGCCGAGTCAAGATCGAATCGGACAGATCCGCACCGCCTGGCAGAGCGAGGGTCCCCACTCTCTTTTGGCGGAGCGGCTCTTAAATAACCCCGCATCCCGGAGCCTGAAGACCTTTCATCTCAAACCGGCGCGGACGGACGAAGATCTCGGCACGCTCATTATCGACCAAAACGGAATTGTTGTCGCGGCGACCGATGAGCCGAAAGAAATTTACTTCGGAGATCAAGCCTGGTGGAAGGAGATCTTCAGCGCCTCGGAAGGCCGCGAGTATATTTCCGACATCGAGATGGTAACGCCTTTTAAAAATGTCCCTGAGATGTACACCCTTTCCATCGCCACTCCCATATACAGCGCCCAGGGAAAGCGTCCGATCGGCGTCCTCTTGATGGTGCAGTCGGTGAAAAACTTCTTCGAGCTGGTCACCCAGGTGAAGCTGACGAAGACCGACCATACGATGCTCGCCGGATCGGACGGAAATCTCCTCTTTTGTCCGATCTTTCTCGTCAAAAACCACACCCTCCGCCCCGAGCTGATTCAAGAGATTACGCGGGGGCAGCCGGGGTGGGGAACCAGCCTGGCCGACGTTCATTATCCGGGACAACGCTCGATCAACGGCTTCGCTCCGGTGATCGTCCCCGGCGCCGTTCAAGGAAGCTTCGGCAACCATCGGTGGTATATCTTCACCAGCCAGGATCCACAGGAAACGTATGCACCGATTCAAACCCTCCTCGGATGGGTTGCAGGGTCGGGCCTCCTCGGCATGGGGATGCTCGCCTTTTTCATCTCCTACACCACCGGGCGGCTGGTCCAGCCGATCAAGCAGCTCCAGAAGGGAACCAAACAGATTGCCCATGGAGCGCTTCAAGAGCCGCTCGACATCCGGACGGGGGATGAGATTGAGGATCTCGCCTCCGACTTTAACGAAATGGCGGCCAAAATTAAGGAGTCGTATACGCAGCTGGAGCAGAAAGTAGCGCAGCGAACACAGGATCTGGCGGCGAAGAACCGGGAGCTCTCCGCCCTTTACACGATTGCATCCACGCTGAGTAAATCGCTCAATTTAAAAGAGCTGCTCGATGAGGCCCTCTCCACCGTTTTAACCATCTTCGGCATGAAGGGAGGAATTATCCATCTGCTTGAAGAGGCCAAAGGCCCGCTGCTTCTGATCTCTTCAAGAGGTCTTCCGCTCTATGGCGAGAATCCCAACCAGCGGCGCAAAGACAGCGACATTCTCTTCCGTCACGTCATCGAGAAAGGGGCGGCGATCTCCTCTTTCGGCGAATCGTTGGAAGAAATCCCATTCAACGGAATCTCTTTTCCGAATTTTGTAACGATCCCGATTCGCTCAAAGGGAAACATCCTCGGGACCTTGACCCTTTTCGATCAGACCCCCGCCGCGCTCATCAATCAAGACCTCGGACTGTTGGCGGCGATCGGAAATCAAATCGGCGTGGCGGTCGAGAACATCCGGCTTTATGAAGAGACCAAAAAGGTCGACCAGCTGAAATCCGACTTCGTTTCAAAGGTCTCACATGAGTTCCGAACCCCGCTGACGTCGATTAAAGGATTTATCGAGATCCTCCTCTCTTATGACGACATCAGCGCGGAAAAAGAGCGGGAGTTTCTGCAGATTATCAATCAAGAGTCCGACCGGCTCATTCGGCTGATCAACGATGTCCTCGATCTCTCTAAAATCGAAGCGGGAAAGATCGCTTGGAACATAGAACCGCTCGATCTGGCGGAGTTGATCGATACCACCGTTAAAGCGACCCACTCTCTGGTCGATTCCAAAAAGATCGACCTGCGGGTGGAAACGGAAGTCGACCTGCCGCCGGTGCAAGGAGATCGGGATCATCTCATCCAGGTCCTGAACAACCTCCTTTCAAACGCGATTAAATTCACCGAGAAGGGTCAGGTGGTCGTTTTTGCAAAACGATCGAACGACCGGGAAATTCTCACCGGGGTTCGCGATACCGGCATCGGCCTTCCCTCTAATGAAGCGAACAAGATTTTCAACAAATTTTATCAAGTGGCGCGGCCCGAAAAGGGGCTTCCGAAAGGGACCGGGTTGGGACTTGCGATCTGCCGTGAAATCATCAACCATCTCAGCGGAAGAATTTGGTGCGAGAGCAGGCCCGGACAGGGGGCAACGTTTTACTTCACCCTGCCGATTGCAGAACATCAGCCTCGTGAGACCGAGTCTTCCCCCTCGTGA